The following coding sequences are from one Trichocoleus sp. window:
- a CDS encoding sensor domain-containing diguanylate cyclase, whose translation MPPLKLSEYQFQAFQNFAEASAGVLDFLQKRVGFGLWMVTRTEGDDWIVLVTNNTASNVYQVKQGDVLHWCHSYCCQMVQGLGPYVAPRSQEIPVYANALINNQVPIAAYIGVPLTWADGRLFGTLCAIDPEPQPESILAELPVIQIQAQLLSTILTSELKAQACSRHLEQVRTESQLDKLTGVYNRRGWDRLVMVEEERCQRYGSPASIIILDLDNLKVINDQYGHVAGDRLLQKTAACLISAVRQNDVLARLGGDEFSVLAIEAGANVAQEIVDRIHKKLAETGIAASVGWAVREPHTGIPIAIEAADARMYEAKRQKHLTPPRLKRFSFLTPFSFKHHPH comes from the coding sequence ATGCCGCCTCTCAAGCTTTCAGAATATCAGTTTCAGGCTTTTCAAAACTTTGCCGAGGCCTCAGCTGGCGTTTTAGACTTCTTGCAAAAGAGAGTAGGTTTTGGCTTGTGGATGGTGACGCGCACCGAAGGCGATGACTGGATTGTTTTAGTAACCAACAACACGGCATCTAATGTTTACCAAGTCAAACAAGGGGATGTGTTGCACTGGTGTCACTCCTATTGTTGCCAAATGGTGCAGGGATTAGGACCCTACGTCGCACCTCGATCGCAAGAAATTCCGGTTTATGCCAACGCCTTAATTAACAACCAAGTTCCCATCGCTGCCTATATTGGCGTACCCCTAACCTGGGCAGATGGTCGTCTCTTTGGGACACTTTGTGCGATCGATCCTGAACCCCAACCTGAATCGATCCTTGCAGAACTGCCAGTCATTCAAATTCAGGCGCAGTTGCTCTCAACCATTTTGACATCAGAACTGAAAGCGCAGGCTTGTTCTCGCCATTTGGAACAAGTTAGAACTGAATCGCAACTGGATAAGCTGACGGGAGTTTATAACCGTCGTGGCTGGGATCGACTCGTCATGGTTGAAGAAGAACGATGCCAGCGTTACGGCAGTCCTGCCAGCATTATTATCCTTGACTTGGACAATCTCAAGGTGATCAACGATCAATATGGACATGTCGCAGGCGATCGATTGCTGCAAAAGACAGCAGCCTGTTTGATCAGCGCTGTCCGGCAAAATGACGTTTTAGCACGATTAGGCGGCGATGAATTTTCAGTTCTGGCAATTGAGGCAGGAGCTAATGTTGCCCAAGAAATTGTCGATCGGATTCACAAAAAATTGGCTGAGACGGGCATTGCAGCTTCGGTCGGTTGGGCAGTCCGAGAACCACATACTGGCATTCCGATCGCGATCGAGGCGGCAGATGCTCGAATGTATGAAGCCAAACGGCAAAAACATCTGACTCCTCCCCGGCTCAAACGCTTCTCATTTCTGACTCCGTTCTCGTTCAAGCATCACCCTCATTAA
- the trpS gene encoding tryptophan--tRNA ligase: MGKPRVLSGIQPTGDLHLGNYLGAIRNWVDIQQDFDSFLFMADLHAITVPHDPIKLAKNTYKVAAMYLACGISLDYATIFVQSHVPAHTELAWLLNCITPLNWLEDMVQFKEKAIKQGENVGAGLLTYPVLQAADILLYEPDKVPVGEDQKQHLELTRDIAARLNYLFGKEDQPILKLPDPMIRKEGARVMSLTDGTKKMSKSDPSDLSRINLLDPPDEIQRKLKRCKTDSVRGLTFDDPDRPECNNLLSLYMILSNQTKEAVAAECADMGWGQFKPLLTETVIGALQPIQEKYNAIMDEPGYLEKVLREGREKAESIANVTLEKVKSALGFSKRL; this comes from the coding sequence ATGGGTAAGCCGCGTGTTCTCTCCGGAATTCAGCCAACAGGTGATTTACATCTGGGGAACTATCTGGGTGCGATTCGGAATTGGGTGGACATTCAGCAAGATTTTGACAGCTTTTTGTTTATGGCTGATCTTCATGCCATTACCGTTCCTCATGACCCAATCAAACTGGCGAAGAATACCTATAAAGTTGCTGCCATGTACCTGGCTTGCGGAATTAGCCTGGACTACGCCACAATTTTTGTTCAATCTCATGTTCCGGCTCATACGGAGCTTGCCTGGTTGCTCAACTGCATTACGCCGCTTAACTGGCTGGAAGATATGGTGCAGTTCAAGGAAAAAGCGATCAAGCAAGGGGAAAATGTGGGGGCTGGATTATTAACCTATCCAGTGCTGCAAGCCGCAGACATTTTGCTTTATGAGCCAGATAAAGTGCCTGTGGGAGAAGACCAAAAGCAGCACCTAGAACTGACTCGCGATATCGCTGCTCGCTTGAATTATTTGTTTGGCAAGGAAGACCAGCCAATTCTCAAGCTGCCTGATCCAATGATTCGGAAGGAAGGGGCGAGAGTGATGAGCTTAACGGATGGAACCAAGAAAATGTCGAAGTCTGATCCATCTGACTTAAGCCGAATCAATTTGCTTGATCCACCTGATGAGATTCAGCGCAAGCTCAAACGCTGCAAAACCGATTCTGTGCGTGGACTCACTTTTGATGACCCCGATCGTCCAGAATGCAATAATCTTCTATCGCTTTATATGATCCTCTCCAACCAAACGAAAGAAGCTGTTGCCGCAGAATGCGCGGACATGGGCTGGGGACAATTTAAACCATTGCTGACGGAGACTGTGATCGGCGCACTCCAGCCAATCCAAGAAAAGTACAATGCCATCATGGATGAGCCTGGCTATCTGGAGAAAGTGCTGCGAGAGGGACGGGAGAAAGCAGAATCGATCGCCAATGTGACGCTGGAGAAGGTGAAATCTGCCTTGGGTTTCTCGAAGCGGCTCTAA
- a CDS encoding EI24 domain-containing protein, protein MSQSPLDRTTIPPAGHGLLSIVVGATYPLRALWLFLKTPRLRRYILIPILINIVIGVTLYATLLFAGLSAIDQFISNVPIWIAQLSQISESLPQVGLPNQIANLPHWNVHFPHVSLPNLTTYLPHWNIPLPHWQIQFPQIQFPAVRVPNGLMQWLSTLSSEAIAFSIWLLRLALSLVLLLATGFVLLQFGVLLGAPWYGKLSEELEKLRTGQLRTIEVSPFQEVSRAIGYEAKKLVITIGLGLPLLLLNFFPGVGTLVASVGGVLLAATIVCLDFLDSAVERRRPRFRAKLGMIGRSLPASGSFGLVCLGLVSIPFVNLLAIPICVAAGTLFFCDRILPQIDSKLIQRDALKLRSE, encoded by the coding sequence ATGAGCCAATCCCCCCTCGATCGCACCACCATTCCGCCCGCCGGACATGGACTGCTCAGCATCGTCGTTGGTGCAACTTATCCGCTTCGGGCACTCTGGCTCTTTCTGAAAACACCCCGGCTGCGACGCTACATCCTCATCCCGATTCTGATCAACATCGTGATTGGAGTGACGCTTTATGCCACTCTCCTGTTTGCCGGATTGAGCGCGATCGACCAGTTCATTAGCAATGTCCCGATTTGGATTGCTCAACTTTCGCAGATTTCTGAGAGCTTGCCGCAAGTTGGACTGCCCAATCAGATTGCCAACTTACCCCACTGGAACGTTCACTTCCCCCATGTTTCTCTCCCCAATCTAACGACCTATCTGCCCCACTGGAACATTCCCCTCCCTCATTGGCAAATCCAGTTTCCGCAGATCCAGTTTCCCGCTGTTCGGGTGCCAAATGGGTTGATGCAGTGGCTCTCTACCCTTTCCAGCGAGGCAATTGCTTTTTCAATCTGGCTCCTGCGTCTGGCATTAAGTCTGGTTTTGCTACTGGCAACAGGATTTGTGCTGCTGCAATTTGGTGTTTTGCTGGGCGCACCCTGGTATGGCAAGCTGTCTGAGGAACTGGAAAAGCTTCGAACTGGGCAATTACGAACAATCGAGGTTAGTCCCTTTCAAGAAGTGAGTCGAGCGATCGGGTATGAAGCGAAAAAGCTGGTGATCACGATCGGGCTTGGTTTACCTCTCCTGTTGCTGAATTTTTTTCCAGGCGTTGGGACTCTGGTTGCCTCCGTTGGAGGAGTGCTTTTGGCAGCGACGATTGTCTGTCTCGACTTTCTTGATTCAGCCGTTGAGCGTCGTCGTCCTCGCTTTCGCGCCAAGCTAGGAATGATTGGGCGTAGTCTGCCTGCGAGTGGTAGCTTTGGGCTGGTTTGTCTGGGTTTAGTCAGCATCCCCTTTGTCAATTTGCTGGCAATTCCGATCTGTGTTGCCGCTGGAACGCTGTTTTTCTGCGATCGGATTCTGCCCCAGATTGACTCTAAACTAATTCAGCGAGATGCCCTCAAGCTGAGATCGGAATAA